From Zingiber officinale cultivar Zhangliang chromosome 5B, Zo_v1.1, whole genome shotgun sequence, the proteins below share one genomic window:
- the LOC121987039 gene encoding leucine-rich repeat extensin-like protein 1: protein MNSSSMPPAPLLLFLALALALFIEPILSDYSPPECPYPCLPPPTSGAYYPPPPPPYAWSNYPPPPQDSGYPNLPPPPPQPYNFPPPYYSLPTPPLPNPILPWFPFYYRNSPSESAAARHDPISAVPLLAPLLLLSVLLLST, encoded by the coding sequence ATGAATTCCTCCTCTATGCCGCCGGCGCCGCTTTTATTATTCCTCGCTCTCGCACTAGCTCTATTCATCGAGCCGATTCTCTCCGACTACTCCCCGCCGGAATGCCCCTACCCCTGCCTGCCGCCGCCGACGTCGGGCGCCTATTACCCGCCCCCGCCACCTCCCTATGCCTGGAGCAACTACCCTCCGCCGCCGCAGGATTCCGGCTACCCGAACTTGCCTCCGCCTCCCCCGCAGCCGTACAACTTCCCTCCGCCGTACTATTCGCTGCCGACACCTCCGCTGCCGAACCCGATCCTCCCGTGGTTCCCTTTTTACTACAGGAATTCGCCGTCGGAGTCCGCCGCGGCTCGCCACGACCCCATCTCCGCCGTTCCGTTACTCGCTCCGCTGCTGTTACTCTCAGTCCTTCTTCTTAGTACGTAA
- the LOC121985934 gene encoding alpha-1,3-arabinosyltransferase XAT3-like isoform X2, with the protein MAGKAIALRSETGGGGGGGNEESALHSVIQEQSNNNTEVNTEDLAANKELEQHRHVADDTVSKSTIACDFSQRRTDTCVLHGDVRILPSSSVVLVRTPHDTLPENAAYSLRPYARKWETPVMELIRPISIGAVSAAQECGVHHAVPVVVFSTGGFAGKNFFHDFSDVLIPLFITSFHYRGRVQFLITNFNRRWVGKYAVILSRMSDYEVINLDGDERVHCSGKAHVGLMSHSELVIDPARTPGNYSMADFRELLRSSLSLKRRSIGEGKNYYSKPRLLLMLRKGSRELTNKREVVALTRKLGFKVIVAGPEQTKNLSRFAGVVNSCAVMMGVHGAGLTNMIFLPEKATLVQIIPWGGLRYACNHDYGDPTAAMGIRYLEYEVGREESSLVKQYPKDHPVFTDPESVHRQGWNAIWAVFLNRQSIKLDVKRFKGVLQEAMRSLLPR; encoded by the exons ATGGCGGGGAAAGCAATTGCTTTGAGATCAGaaacaggaggaggaggaggaggaggaa ACGAGGAAAGCGCACTGCATTCTGTGATTCAGGAACAGAGCAACAACAATACTGAAGTAAACACGGAAGATCTTGCGGCAAACAAAGAACTAGAGCAGCATCGTCATGTAGCGG ATGATACGGTTTCGAAGTCGACGATCGCCTGCGACTTCTCTCAACGCCGGACGGACACGTGCGTGCTGCACGGCGACGTCAGAATCCTCCCCTCCTCCTCCGTCGTCCTCGTCAGGACGCCGCACGACACCCTGCCGGAGAACGCCGCGTACTCCCTCCGCCCCTACGCTCGCAAGTGGGAAACGCCGGTCATGGAACTGATCCGGCCAATCTCCATCGGCGCCGTCTCTGCCGCCCAGGAATGCGGCGTCCACCACGCCGTCCCCGTCGTGGTCTTCTCCACCGGAGGATTCGCCGGCAAGAACTTCTTCCATGATTTCTCCGACGTCCTCATCCCCCTCTTTATCACCTCCTTCCACTACCGCGGCCGCGTCCAGTTCCTGATCACCAATTTCAACAGGCGTTGGGTCGGCAAGTACGCCGTGATCTTGAGCCGCATGTCCGACTACGAGGTCATCAACCTCGACGGCGACGAGAGGGTGCACTGCTCCGGGAAGGCCCACGTCGGGCTGATGAGCCACAGCGAGCTGGTCATCGACCCGGCGAGGACGCCGGGCAACTACTCCATGGCGGACTTCAGGGAGCTCCTGCGGTCGAGCTTGTCGCTGAAGAGGAGATCGATCGGAGAGGGGAAGAATTATTATTCCAAGCCGAGGTTGCTGCTCATGCTCAGAAAAGGGTCGCGAGAGTTGACCAACAAAAGGGAGGTCGTCGCGTTGACTCGGAAATTGGGGTTCAAGGTGATCGTTGCAGGGCCGGAGCAGACTAAGAACCTGTCGCGCTTCGCCGGCGTGGTGAACTCCTGCGCCGTCATGATGGGGGTCCACGGGGCGGGGTTGACCAACATGATATTTCTCCCGGAGAAGGCCACGCTGGTACAGATCATCCCGTGGGGCGGGCTGCGGTATGCCTGCAACCACGACTACGGCGATCCGACGGCGGCGATGGGGATCAGGTACTTGGAGTACGAGGTGGGGAGGGAGGAGAGCTCGCTGGTGAAGCAGTATCCGAAGGATCACCCGGTGTTCACGGATCCGGAATCGGTGCACCGGCAGGGATGGAACGCGATTTGGGCGGTGTTCCTCAACAGACAGAGCATAAAGCTGGACGTGAAGAGGTTCAAAGGGGTGTTGCAGGAAGCCATGCGATCTCTTCTTCCTCGATGA
- the LOC121985934 gene encoding alpha-1,3-arabinosyltransferase XAT3-like isoform X1, translating to MAGRIPCLKVIHLLLLSFLMVPFLLLLTLQRTRMDPLSLLNLQVSTRASLKFKVLEESTRIIDEGDGEMAGKAIALRSETGGGGGGGNEESALHSVIQEQSNNNTEVNTEDLAANKELEQHRHVADDTVSKSTIACDFSQRRTDTCVLHGDVRILPSSSVVLVRTPHDTLPENAAYSLRPYARKWETPVMELIRPISIGAVSAAQECGVHHAVPVVVFSTGGFAGKNFFHDFSDVLIPLFITSFHYRGRVQFLITNFNRRWVGKYAVILSRMSDYEVINLDGDERVHCSGKAHVGLMSHSELVIDPARTPGNYSMADFRELLRSSLSLKRRSIGEGKNYYSKPRLLLMLRKGSRELTNKREVVALTRKLGFKVIVAGPEQTKNLSRFAGVVNSCAVMMGVHGAGLTNMIFLPEKATLVQIIPWGGLRYACNHDYGDPTAAMGIRYLEYEVGREESSLVKQYPKDHPVFTDPESVHRQGWNAIWAVFLNRQSIKLDVKRFKGVLQEAMRSLLPR from the exons ATGGCCGGTCGGATTCCATGTCTGAAAGTCATCCACCTTCTGCTGCTGAGCTTCTTGATGGTTCCTTTCCTCCTCTTGCTGACTCTGCAAAGAACACGGATGGATCCTCTCTCCCTCT TGAATTTGCAGGTATCCACGAGAGCAAGTTTAAAGTTCAAAGTGCTTGAAGAGAGCACAAGGATCATCGATGAAGGCG ATGGCGAAATGGCGGGGAAAGCAATTGCTTTGAGATCAGaaacaggaggaggaggaggaggaggaa ACGAGGAAAGCGCACTGCATTCTGTGATTCAGGAACAGAGCAACAACAATACTGAAGTAAACACGGAAGATCTTGCGGCAAACAAAGAACTAGAGCAGCATCGTCATGTAGCGG ATGATACGGTTTCGAAGTCGACGATCGCCTGCGACTTCTCTCAACGCCGGACGGACACGTGCGTGCTGCACGGCGACGTCAGAATCCTCCCCTCCTCCTCCGTCGTCCTCGTCAGGACGCCGCACGACACCCTGCCGGAGAACGCCGCGTACTCCCTCCGCCCCTACGCTCGCAAGTGGGAAACGCCGGTCATGGAACTGATCCGGCCAATCTCCATCGGCGCCGTCTCTGCCGCCCAGGAATGCGGCGTCCACCACGCCGTCCCCGTCGTGGTCTTCTCCACCGGAGGATTCGCCGGCAAGAACTTCTTCCATGATTTCTCCGACGTCCTCATCCCCCTCTTTATCACCTCCTTCCACTACCGCGGCCGCGTCCAGTTCCTGATCACCAATTTCAACAGGCGTTGGGTCGGCAAGTACGCCGTGATCTTGAGCCGCATGTCCGACTACGAGGTCATCAACCTCGACGGCGACGAGAGGGTGCACTGCTCCGGGAAGGCCCACGTCGGGCTGATGAGCCACAGCGAGCTGGTCATCGACCCGGCGAGGACGCCGGGCAACTACTCCATGGCGGACTTCAGGGAGCTCCTGCGGTCGAGCTTGTCGCTGAAGAGGAGATCGATCGGAGAGGGGAAGAATTATTATTCCAAGCCGAGGTTGCTGCTCATGCTCAGAAAAGGGTCGCGAGAGTTGACCAACAAAAGGGAGGTCGTCGCGTTGACTCGGAAATTGGGGTTCAAGGTGATCGTTGCAGGGCCGGAGCAGACTAAGAACCTGTCGCGCTTCGCCGGCGTGGTGAACTCCTGCGCCGTCATGATGGGGGTCCACGGGGCGGGGTTGACCAACATGATATTTCTCCCGGAGAAGGCCACGCTGGTACAGATCATCCCGTGGGGCGGGCTGCGGTATGCCTGCAACCACGACTACGGCGATCCGACGGCGGCGATGGGGATCAGGTACTTGGAGTACGAGGTGGGGAGGGAGGAGAGCTCGCTGGTGAAGCAGTATCCGAAGGATCACCCGGTGTTCACGGATCCGGAATCGGTGCACCGGCAGGGATGGAACGCGATTTGGGCGGTGTTCCTCAACAGACAGAGCATAAAGCTGGACGTGAAGAGGTTCAAAGGGGTGTTGCAGGAAGCCATGCGATCTCTTCTTCCTCGATGA